GTTTTTTACTAGGTATTGTAATTACTATCATTGCCCAATTCTTCTCACTCTATACTCCTAAATTGATTAGTAAGTCGTTGGGTGCAATTGAGCAATTTGACCAACTTTCAGACACTCAAAAAGCTACCGAAACTATTTTGTCTGGATTCAAAAGCGAATTAGTGTCTAACATTCTATTGATTATTGGCACCACCATTATCGCTGGTTTTTTGACCTTTTTAATGCGTCAAACCTTAATTGTAATGTCGCGACACATCGAATTTGATTTAAAAAACGAAGTCTTTAGACAGTACGAAAATCTTTCGCAACAATTCTACAAACAAAACAGAACTGGAGATTTAATGAATCGCATCAGTGAAGATGTTTCCAAAGTGAGAATGTATGTCGGTCCGGCTGTGATGTACACCATTAACACCTTCATCCGATTTGCCATTGTGATCGCTTATATGTATAATGTTTCACCAAGACTGACTTTATATACCTTATTGCCCTTACCCATTCTTTCGTATACGATTTTCAAACTGAGTTCAGAAATTAACAAACGAAGTACCATTTTCCAACAATACCTGTCTAAAGTATCGAGTTTTACTCAAGAAATTTTCTCAGGAATTAGAGTAATCAAAGCCTATTCTTTAGAAAACCAACACCAAAACAATATGATTGATTTGGCTGATGAAAGTAAAAACAAGAGCTTGGATTTAGCTCGTGTGCAATCTTTATTTGGACCATTGATGATGGCATTGATTGGTATAAGTAATTTAGTAGTGATCTATTTTGGCGGATTGATGTATATGGAGGGAACCATAAAAAGTATTGGAACCATTGCCGAATTTATTTTGTACGTAAACATGCTCACATGGCCCGTGGCCTCTTTGGGCTGGGTTTCGTCAATGGTACAAGAAGCTGAAGCTTCACAAAAACGTTTGAATGAGTTCTTGAAAATTGAACCTGAAATAAAAAACACCAATCCAAATCATTCTACAATTGAAGGAAGTATTGCTTTCAACAATGTAAGCTATACCTACGAGGATACAAATATTAAAGCAATTCAAAATATTTCCTTTACAGTAAAGAAAGGCGAAACATTGGCAATCTTAGGAAAAACTGGTTCTGGTAAATCTACTATCCTTTCCTTAATTTCTAGATTACACGATGTAACGGATGGAAACATAACAGTTGATGGTAGTGAAATTAGTCAGCTCAATTTATTCGACCTTAGAAACAGTATTGGAATTGTCCCTCAAGATGCTTTCTTATTTTCAGATAGTATCAAGAACAATATTAAATTTGGCAAAGAAAACGCCACTGATTTCGAAATAGAAAGTGCTGCAAAAAGTGCTGTGGTTCACGATAATATTATGGGATTTAATGCACAATATGAAACCATTCTAGGTGAAAGAGGAATTACACTTTCAGGCGGTCAAAAACAACGCGTATCGATCGCAAGGGCCATTATCAAAAACCCTCCTATTTTACTTTTCGACGATTGTTTATCAGCGGTTGATACTGAAACTGAAGAAACTATTTTGAACAATTTATTTGAAATTTGCAAAGACAAAACAACGATTATTGTAAGTCATCGTGTTTCGTCTGCTAAAAATGCAGATCAAATTATTATCATTGACGAAGGAAGAATAATACAACAAGGTTCTCATAATCAATTAATAAATGAAGAAGGCTACTATGCCGACTTGTATTTGAAACAACTATCCGAAAAAGAATTAACATAATTTTTTGGTCAATCAATTTTTTTTTATCATTTTTGGATGTCTATAAACCAATTAATGAAGACGGATTATGAGAGAACATGATATGTTAGAAAAAGAAGAAATATTTTCTAAAATTTTAAGAGCTGGAAGAAGAACCTACTTTTTTGATGTAAGAGCTACAAAAGCAGATGATTATTACATTACAATTACTGAAAGTAAGAAGTTTACTGAAGAGGATGGATCGTTTCATTTCAAAAAACATAAAATTTATTTGTACAAAGAAGACTTTGCTGCTTTTACTGAAATTTTAGGCGATATGACTTCCTACGTTTTAAACCACAAAGGCGAAGAAGTAATTTCTGAAAGACATCAAAAAGATTTCAAAAAAGAATACACTTCAGCAACTTCAGATGAAGAAATAACACCTCAGGTGTCTAGTTTTACAGATATTGATTTTGATGATATTTAATTAAAAATCAACTCAATAAAAAAGCCCAAAATCAAATGATTTTGGGCTTTTTTGTTTCTTAATACTTAGCAGGAACACCTGGCTTAGGTAATGATTTTTGAATAAATTTTCTTAGGTCATCATTTCCTTTAATCAAGTCTTCTTTTCGAAGATACATCATATGGCCACTGCGATACCCTTCAAAAGACATTCTGTCTTTTAGTCTGCCGCTCGGATCCATTTGCCACAAATTGTATTTGGCATTGAAATAATCACAAGCCCCATCGTAATATCCAGATTGTACTAATACATGCAAATACGGATTTTGAGCCATCGCTTGACGCAAATTCTCCCCCGTTTTATCACCCGAATTATCCCAAGGATGAACTGGTCCAAACATATTGTATTTTAAATCGGTTTTATATCCTAAATTATTACGAAGATAAATATTGATCGCTGGTGTAAATGAATGCAACCAAGAAGTTAATTCCGAATTAAAATCGGGTCCATCTCCAGCATCTTTGCGATCTATTCCTTTGTAACGAGAATCTAATCTACCCACAGTATACCCTTGATCTCTCAACAACTCTTTCCAAAAATAATCCAATGGAACATCCAAATTATTTTGCAAAATTACTTTTTCATCAACCCCTGAATAACGAGCCATTTTAGAAGCAATTGCTTTTCTTTCGGCTGGATCTATAAATCCTCCTTTACTCATGGCAGGAATTAATTCGTTAATGGTGAATTGTTCCACTTCTGGCAACATTGCAGTTAAATCTTTGGATTGCAAATCAGCAGCAAGTTTTTTATGAAACCAAGCTGTAGCCGCAAAATAAGGCAAACGCAAAGCAGCTTTTGAAGCCACTCCTCTTTCTATTCCTAAAGTAGTTGGTGAAACTAAAACAACACCATTTAAATACATCCATTGATTTTCTTGTAATTCCAAAGCCAATCCAGAAACACGTGTGGTTCCATAACTTTCACCTATTAGATACTTTGGTGATGCCCAACGATTATTACGAGTTACAAATGTTTTGATCCATTCTGCCAAATACTTCACATCGGCATTGACTCCAAAAAAAGTTGATTTCGGTGTTTCTTTGTTTGTCATTCTAGAATAAGCGGTATTGACTGGATTGACAAAAACAATATCAGCTACATCCAAAATAGAATACGGATTTTGTTTAACTCCATAGGGCTGTACCGGATATCCTTCGTCATCAATATTCAACAAAGTTGGTCCTGTGTAAGCAATTTGCATCCAAACCGAAGCCGAACCTGGACCACCATTAAATGAAATTACCAAGGGACGACTAGCTCTGTCATTCACATCGGAACGCTCATAATAGGTGTAAAATATTCCTGCAATAGTTTTCCCATCCTCGTCCCAAACCGGCATTGTTCCGGTTGTTGCTTGGTATGGAACCTTTTGACCTTTAATAGTAGTAAGATGCTGAGTAATTACTTTTTCATCTGGATTGAATTTAATATTGGATGCCAAACTTTCTACTTTTTCAGCTGGTGCAACAGCTGGTGTATCGGTTTTTTTAGTAGGAGTTTGCGCAATAGCGGTTAAGAAAGAACCGGTGAGCACTAAAGAAAACAACATTTTTTTCATAATAATAGTATTGAAGCGGTTATTTTTTTGATTAGACAAACAAATGTAAAATAAAATAGGAATAAATCACTCTATACAAACCAGTTAAATAATGGAATAAAAAAAAATCCCAAAACGACTGCTTTGGGATTTTATACTATTAAATTAAATGGATTATTTTACATCCATCAACTCTACGTCAAAGATTAAAGTAGCATTGGGCGGAATCACTCCTCCAGCACCGCGAGAACCATATCCTAAGTGTGATGGAATCACAAATCGAGCTTTATCACCCACTTGCAATAAGGCAATTCCTTCATCCCAACCTTCGATCACATTACCTCTACCTAATGGAAATTCGATTGGTTTTTTTCGTGCGTAGGAACTATCAAACACTTTTCCGTCAGGTAATTGCCCTGAATAGTGTACCGATACTGTTTTACCGTCTTCTGCTTTTTTACCAGATCCTCTTTGGATAAATTGGTAACGCAAACCACTTTCAGTTTTTTCAAAACCAGCAGCTAACTTTTCCATTTCAGCTTCAGCAGCAGCGCGTTCCGCTTCAATACGTTTGGCACGAGAACCTTCAAAAGTTCTAAAAGCTTCTACTGCATTCCATTGCTCTGCTTCTGCACCTACTCTAATTATTTCTAAAGACTCTAATAGATCACCTTGAGCCACCGCATCCACAACCTCTTGCCCTTCGATCACATGACCAAAAACAGTATGTTTACCATCCAACCAAGAAGTTGGCACGTGCGTAATATAAAATTGAGACCCATTGGTACCCGGACCAGCATTAGCCATAGCCAAAACTCCCGGACGATCGTGCTTCAAACTAGGGTGAAATTCATCATCAAATTTGTATCCTGCATCTCCAGTTCCAGTTCCTTGAGGACAACCTCCTTGAATCATAAAATCAGGGATAACACGGTGAAATGTTAAACCGTCATAATATTTAGTTCCTTGAGGTTTTACTTTATTTTCCAAATTCCCTTCAGCCAAAGCCACAAAGTTTCCTACTGTTCCTGGCGTTAAATCGTGTGTTAATTTTACTAAAACTGAACCCTTAGCGGTATTGAATTTAGCGTATATTCCGTTTTCCATTGTTGTTGATTTTTATTGATGCGCAAAATTACAACAATAATATAGAAATGACAAAAACTTCTTGGGCGTGCCCTTCGCAATCGCTACGGTCGGGCTATTCGTTCTATCTTTTAAACCGCTCAAAAAAAATTCGCAGTTTAAAAGGATGTCACTACTATCCCTCACGCATGAACCAACTTGTATTAAGATATTCATTATAAAAAATACTTTAAACTTTGTACCTTTGACCCTTCCAACTTTGCAACTATTTGAAATGCGTATAGATATTATAACTGTTCTACCGGAATTATTACGAAGCCCATTCGAAGCTTCCATTATGAAACGCGCTATCGACAAAGGTTTGGTAGAAGTTCATATTCATAATTTACGCGACTATACTACCAACAAGCAAAAAAGTGTCGATGATTATCCTTTTGGAGGTGGTGCCGGAATGGTCATGACAGTACAACCTATTGATGCTTGTATTACGTATTTAAAAAGTGAAAGAGAATACGACGAAATCATTTATATGTCGCCCGATGGAGAAACGTTAAACCAAAAAATGGCTAATACGATGTCCATGTATGAAAACATTATCATTTTATGCGGACATTATAAAGGAGTTGATCAACGGGTGCGTGATCATTTTATCACCAAAGAAATTTCGATTGGGGATTATGTTTTAAGTGGTGGTGAATTAGGCGCTTTAGTTGTATCGGATGCGTTGATCCGATTGATACCTGGCGTTTTGAGTGATGAAACCTCCGCCCTAACCGACAGTTTTCAAGATGGTTTATTATCCGGCCCTATCTATACTCGTCCAGCCGATTATAAAGGATGGAAAGTACCTGAAGTCTTAACTAGTGGCAATTTTGCCAAAATTGATCAATGGCGAGAAGACAAAGCCTATGAGCATACAAAAAATCGCCGACCTGACTTATTAGAAGAGTAATTGAATATTTTTTGTGTTTTTTCTTTAATATTCAAAATTTATATTTAATTTCGCAGCCGCATTAGACCAACCTCTGGCGAGAACCGTGAATGTTGCTCTATATTAAACCATAATTAAAATTATCATGGCAGATTTAATGAAATTCGTTAAAGACGAATTCGTAACAAGAAAAGATTTCCCAGATTTCGGAGCTGGAGACACAATTACTGTTTTCTACGAAATTAAAGAGGGTGAAAAAACTAGAACTCAGTTTTTTAAAGGAGTAGTGATTCAAAGAAGAGGTTCTGGAAATACAGAAACTTTTACTATTCGTAAAATGTCTGGAGCAATTGGAGTAGAGCGTATCTTCCCAGTTAATTTACCAGCTTTGCAAAAAATTGAAATCAATAAGAAAGGTGCTGTACGTAGAGCTAGAATTTTCTACTTCAGAGAACTTACTGGTAAAAAAGCAAAAATTAAAGATAAAAGAAGATTCTAATATCCTCTTGAATTTATTAAAGTCCCACAATGTGGGACTTTTTTTTGACATAAAATGAGCTTAAAATTCTCAATTTAGGAATTTTATCACCCTAAAAATAACAATTTGCAAATAAGGTGTTTAATCCCTTTAAATATTCGTTTTTATCAACCAATGCGACTTATTTTTACATCTGATTTTCCTATATTTGCCCCGCTAAAAAAAACAACGCAAACGTTTTAGTAGCAAAACATTAAAAACATTCGATTTTAAATACAAAATAATGGCACAGAAATCCAAAATTTTTTACACGCTTACAGACGAAGCCCCTTTGTTAGCAACTTATTCTTTTTTACCTATCGTTCAAGCCTTCACAGGAACCTCCGATATTGAAATTGAAACAAGAGACATTTCCCTAGCAGGAAGAATTTTAGCTAATTTTCCAGAATATCTTTCAGATAATCAAAAAACTGGAGATGCTTTAGCTGAATTGGGTCAGCTAGCTACCACACCTGAAGCGAACATTATTAAATTACCTAACGTTTCTGCCTCAGTTCCTCAATTAAAAGCAGCCATTGCTGAATTACAATCGCATGGTTATGCTTTACCTGATTTCCCAGAAGATCCTCAAACAGAAGAAGAGAAAAGTGTCAAAGCAAAATACGCTAAAATATTAGGTTCGGCTGTAAATCCAGTTTTACGTGAAGGAAACTCTGATCGTAGAGCGCCAAAAGCAGTAAAAAATTACGCCAAAGCAAATCCGCATTCTATGGGAGCTTGGTCGTCAACCTCAAAAACTCATGTGGCTTCAATGGAAACTGGTGATTTTTACGGAAGTGAAAAATCAGTTACTGTTGCAGAGGCTACAGATGTAAAAATTGAATTCGTAGGAAAAGATGGAAGCACGTCTGTTTTAAAAGCGAGTACGCCATTAAAAGCAGGAGAAATTATTGATAGTTCTGTAATGAACTTAAATGCTTTAAAATCATTCGTTGCCAAAACCATCCAAGAAGCTAAAGAACAAGGTCTATTGCTTTCTGTTCACTTAAAAGCTACCATGATGAAAGTTTCTGATCCAATTATTTTTGGCGCTATCGTGGAAGTATACTTCAAAGACGTTTTTGAAAAATATGCTGCTTTATTTGCTGAATTGAATATCGATACCCGAAACGGTTTAGGTGATGTTTATGCAAAAATTGCAGGACACGCACAACAAGCCGAAGTAGAAGCTGCCATCAATCAAGCTATTGCAAACGGACCGGCTATTGCTATGGTAAACTCTGAAAAAGGGATTACCAACCTTCAAGTACCTTCGGATGTAATTGTAGATGCTTCAATGCCTGCTATGATTCGTACTTCAGGACAAATGTGGAACAAAGACGGAAAACAACAAGATACAGTGGCAATAATTCCAGACCGTTGTTATGCGGGAGTGTATACTGCTACTATCGATTTTTGTAAAGAAAATGGTGCTTTTGATCCAACTACAATGGGAAGTGTCCCTAACGTAGGTTTGATGGCTCAAAAAGCGGAAGAATATGGTTCTCATGATAAAACGTTTCAAATTGCCGCAGACGGACTTGTTCGCGTAGTGGATACCAATGGAACTGTTTTAATGGAACAAGCGGTGGAAGCAAAAGACATTTTTAGAATGTGTCAAGCCAAAGACGCTCCAATTCAAGACTGGGTTAAACTAGCGGTAAACAGAGCTCGTTTGTCTAATACTCCAGCTATTTTTTGGTTAGACGAAAATAGAGCTCACGACAGAGAATTAATTGTAAAAGTTCAAAAATACTTAAAAGACCACGATACTACAGGTTTGGATATTCAAATCTTATCTCCTATAGCTGCAACAAAAGCAACTTTAGAAAGAATCATTAAAGGATTAGACACTATTTCGGTAACCGGAAACGTATTGCGTGATTACCTAACCGATTTATTCCCAATTTTAGAAGTGGGTACTTCTGCTAAAATGTTATCTATCGTTCCATTAATGAATGGTGGCGGTTTGTTTGAAACCGGTGCAGGTGGATCTGCTCCAAAACACGTAGAACAGTTTACTGACGAAAGTTATTTACGTTGGGATTCACTTGGAGAGTTTTTAGCATTAGGTGCTTCTTTAGAACACTTAAGCCAAACTCTTAACAACCCAAAAGCATTAGTATTAGCAGAGACTTTAGATGTAGCCACAGAAAAATTCTTAGCTAACGATAAATCACCAGCACGTAAAGTTGGACAAATTGACAACCGTGGTTCTCATTTCTACCTAACAATGTACTGGGCTGAAGCTTTGGCTGCACAAGACAAAGATGCTGAACTAAAAGCAACTTTTACTCCAATTGCTAAAGCGTTGATTGAAAATGAAACTACCATCAATTCAGAATTAATTGGTTCACAAGGAAAACCACAAAATATTGGTGGTTACTACCAACCTAATCCAGAATTGACTACTAAAGCCATGAGACCAAGCGAAACATTCAATGCTATTTTAGCAAAAATCGCTTAATCAACTTTATTATATACACTTATAAAGGCAACTAATTTAGTTGCCTTTTTTTTAACGTTTAATTTCATTAAATGTTATTACTTTTAATGAAATTTGTATCGGATTCAAATGAAAAATCAAATGATGATTTCAAAAAAAATTAGCCTACTCTTTTTACTGCTATTATGCAGCTTTTCGCTGACTGCTCAGGAACGATTTACTTTAAGTGGAACTGTTAGCGATAGCAATAGTAATGAAACCTTAATTGGGGTCAACTTATACATCCCTGAATTAAAAACCGGAATAACTACAAATGAATATGGTTTTTACTCTATAACTGTTCCAAAAGGCTCCTACACTATTCGAATAAGTTACATGGGCTACAACTCGCTGGAAGAGAAAATTCAATTGCAACAGAATACTAAAACAAATTTCAAACTCTACTCAGCAGAGAATACATTGAAGGAAGTAATTGTTACCGACACTAAATCCAAAATAGACATTCGAAAACCAGAAATGAGTGTCAACAAACTCTCGATATCGGCAATCAAAAGAATGCCAGTAGTACTAGGAGAAGTCGATGTTTTAAAATCTATTTTATTACTTCCTGGTGTAACTAATGCGGGCGAAGGCGCTTCGGGATTCAATGTTCGCGGTGGTGGTGCAGATCAAAATTTAATCTTATTGGACGAGGCAACTATTTTTAATTCGTCGCACGTTTTTGGTTTTTTCTCTGTCTTTAATCCCGATGCAATCAAAGATTTAAAATTGTACAAAGGTGGCATTCCAGCACGTTTTGGAGGAAGAGCATCTTCAGTATTAGATATTTATCAAAAAGATGGGAACAGTAAAAAATTCAGTGCTAATGGAGGAATTGGATTAATATCAAGTCGTTTGTTACTTGAAGGTCCTTTGGTAAAAGACAAAGGTTCTTTCTTAATTGGCGGCCGAAGTTCGTATGCTCATTTATTCCTAAAACTCTCTGAAGATCAAAAAGATAACGCTGCTTATTTTTACGATTTAAACACAAAACTGAGTTACAAAATCAACCCCAATAATAATTTGTTTTTATCCGGGTACTTTGGTCGAGATGTTTTCAGCTTAGCCAATAGTTTTACCAATATTTACGGAAATTCAACATTAAACCTTAGATGGAACCACTTGTTTTCTAACAAACTTTTTTCAAATCTTTCGTTAATTTATTCCGATTATTATTACGGACTTGATTTGGATTTTGTAGGATTCAAATGGGATTCGGGAATTAAAAATTACAATATTAAATACGATTTCAAAAATTACATTTCAGATCGTTTTAAACTCAATTATGGTATTAATGCCATTTATTATGATTTCAATCCTGGAATCATTAAACCTTCCGACAGTAATTCAGGAATTAACTTTTCACAGCTGGACAAAAAATATGCTTTTGAACCCGCAATGTATATTAATGCCGATCAAGAAATTAGTTCAAGTCTTTCTATTTCATACGGATTGCGTTATAGTTTATTTTACCGTTTAGGCCAATCTGACCTAAATGTGTACGCCAATAACAACCCTGTTATATTCAATCCTGAGCTTCAGATTTATGAGAAAGCAAGTCCAATTGGCAAAACCACTTTCGATAAAAATAAGGTAATGAAAAGCTTCAATTACCTCGAACCCCGTTTTTCTGCGGCCTATCAATTGAACGACAATCAATCAGTCAAAGCGAGTTATAATCGTATGGTACAATACCTTCAATTGGTATCCAATACTTCTTCTCCAACACCACTAGATGTTTGGACGCCAAGCGATGCATTCATCAAACCCCAAATAGCGGATCAGGTGGCATTAGGCTATTTTACAAATTTCAACAATGATCTGTATTCATTGGAAGTAGAAACCTATTATAAAAAAGTACAAAACCGAATTGATTATATTGACGGTGCCGATTTGATCGCCAATAATGCGTTGGAACAAGTTATTTTAAATGGACAAATGAGATCCTATGGATTAGAAATAATGCTAAAGAAAAATGAAGGTCGCCTTAACGGTTGGATTTCCTACACACTCTCGCGTTCAGAACAACAAACTCCAGGAAGAACTAGTTCAGAAAGCGGAATAAATGATGGGCAGTGGTACAAATCGGCCTATGATAAATTACACAATTTAGCGGTAACCAGTTCGTATTTACTGAATGAAAAATGGTCCTTTGGAGCCAACTTTACCTTACAATCGGGTCAGCCCGTTACCTATCCAAATGGACAATATCAATATCTTGGAATAACAATTCCTAGTTATGGATTGCGAAATGAAAATCGATTACCCACCTA
This sequence is a window from Flavobacterium ammoniigenes. Protein-coding genes within it:
- a CDS encoding ABC transporter ATP-binding protein, coding for MKELGYLNKYFIKYKFSFLLGIVITIIAQFFSLYTPKLISKSLGAIEQFDQLSDTQKATETILSGFKSELVSNILLIIGTTIIAGFLTFLMRQTLIVMSRHIEFDLKNEVFRQYENLSQQFYKQNRTGDLMNRISEDVSKVRMYVGPAVMYTINTFIRFAIVIAYMYNVSPRLTLYTLLPLPILSYTIFKLSSEINKRSTIFQQYLSKVSSFTQEIFSGIRVIKAYSLENQHQNNMIDLADESKNKSLDLARVQSLFGPLMMALIGISNLVVIYFGGLMYMEGTIKSIGTIAEFILYVNMLTWPVASLGWVSSMVQEAEASQKRLNEFLKIEPEIKNTNPNHSTIEGSIAFNNVSYTYEDTNIKAIQNISFTVKKGETLAILGKTGSGKSTILSLISRLHDVTDGNITVDGSEISQLNLFDLRNSIGIVPQDAFLFSDSIKNNIKFGKENATDFEIESAAKSAVVHDNIMGFNAQYETILGERGITLSGGQKQRVSIARAIIKNPPILLFDDCLSAVDTETEETILNNLFEICKDKTTIIVSHRVSSAKNADQIIIIDEGRIIQQGSHNQLINEEGYYADLYLKQLSEKELT
- a CDS encoding PUR family DNA/RNA-binding protein; the encoded protein is MREHDMLEKEEIFSKILRAGRRTYFFDVRATKADDYYITITESKKFTEEDGSFHFKKHKIYLYKEDFAAFTEILGDMTSYVLNHKGEEVISERHQKDFKKEYTSATSDEEITPQVSSFTDIDFDDI
- a CDS encoding S10 family peptidase; the encoded protein is MKKMLFSLVLTGSFLTAIAQTPTKKTDTPAVAPAEKVESLASNIKFNPDEKVITQHLTTIKGQKVPYQATTGTMPVWDEDGKTIAGIFYTYYERSDVNDRASRPLVISFNGGPGSASVWMQIAYTGPTLLNIDDEGYPVQPYGVKQNPYSILDVADIVFVNPVNTAYSRMTNKETPKSTFFGVNADVKYLAEWIKTFVTRNNRWASPKYLIGESYGTTRVSGLALELQENQWMYLNGVVLVSPTTLGIERGVASKAALRLPYFAATAWFHKKLAADLQSKDLTAMLPEVEQFTINELIPAMSKGGFIDPAERKAIASKMARYSGVDEKVILQNNLDVPLDYFWKELLRDQGYTVGRLDSRYKGIDRKDAGDGPDFNSELTSWLHSFTPAINIYLRNNLGYKTDLKYNMFGPVHPWDNSGDKTGENLRQAMAQNPYLHVLVQSGYYDGACDYFNAKYNLWQMDPSGRLKDRMSFEGYRSGHMMYLRKEDLIKGNDDLRKFIQKSLPKPGVPAKY
- a CDS encoding peptidylprolyl isomerase gives rise to the protein MENGIYAKFNTAKGSVLVKLTHDLTPGTVGNFVALAEGNLENKVKPQGTKYYDGLTFHRVIPDFMIQGGCPQGTGTGDAGYKFDDEFHPSLKHDRPGVLAMANAGPGTNGSQFYITHVPTSWLDGKHTVFGHVIEGQEVVDAVAQGDLLESLEIIRVGAEAEQWNAVEAFRTFEGSRAKRIEAERAAAEAEMEKLAAGFEKTESGLRYQFIQRGSGKKAEDGKTVSVHYSGQLPDGKVFDSSYARKKPIEFPLGRGNVIEGWDEGIALLQVGDKARFVIPSHLGYGSRGAGGVIPPNATLIFDVELMDVK
- the trmD gene encoding tRNA (guanosine(37)-N1)-methyltransferase TrmD; the encoded protein is MRIDIITVLPELLRSPFEASIMKRAIDKGLVEVHIHNLRDYTTNKQKSVDDYPFGGGAGMVMTVQPIDACITYLKSEREYDEIIYMSPDGETLNQKMANTMSMYENIIILCGHYKGVDQRVRDHFITKEISIGDYVLSGGELGALVVSDALIRLIPGVLSDETSALTDSFQDGLLSGPIYTRPADYKGWKVPEVLTSGNFAKIDQWREDKAYEHTKNRRPDLLEE
- the rplS gene encoding 50S ribosomal protein L19 — its product is MADLMKFVKDEFVTRKDFPDFGAGDTITVFYEIKEGEKTRTQFFKGVVIQRRGSGNTETFTIRKMSGAIGVERIFPVNLPALQKIEINKKGAVRRARIFYFRELTGKKAKIKDKRRF
- a CDS encoding NADP-dependent isocitrate dehydrogenase, which produces MAQKSKIFYTLTDEAPLLATYSFLPIVQAFTGTSDIEIETRDISLAGRILANFPEYLSDNQKTGDALAELGQLATTPEANIIKLPNVSASVPQLKAAIAELQSHGYALPDFPEDPQTEEEKSVKAKYAKILGSAVNPVLREGNSDRRAPKAVKNYAKANPHSMGAWSSTSKTHVASMETGDFYGSEKSVTVAEATDVKIEFVGKDGSTSVLKASTPLKAGEIIDSSVMNLNALKSFVAKTIQEAKEQGLLLSVHLKATMMKVSDPIIFGAIVEVYFKDVFEKYAALFAELNIDTRNGLGDVYAKIAGHAQQAEVEAAINQAIANGPAIAMVNSEKGITNLQVPSDVIVDASMPAMIRTSGQMWNKDGKQQDTVAIIPDRCYAGVYTATIDFCKENGAFDPTTMGSVPNVGLMAQKAEEYGSHDKTFQIAADGLVRVVDTNGTVLMEQAVEAKDIFRMCQAKDAPIQDWVKLAVNRARLSNTPAIFWLDENRAHDRELIVKVQKYLKDHDTTGLDIQILSPIAATKATLERIIKGLDTISVTGNVLRDYLTDLFPILEVGTSAKMLSIVPLMNGGGLFETGAGGSAPKHVEQFTDESYLRWDSLGEFLALGASLEHLSQTLNNPKALVLAETLDVATEKFLANDKSPARKVGQIDNRGSHFYLTMYWAEALAAQDKDAELKATFTPIAKALIENETTINSELIGSQGKPQNIGGYYQPNPELTTKAMRPSETFNAILAKIA
- a CDS encoding TonB-dependent receptor, translating into MISKKISLLFLLLLCSFSLTAQERFTLSGTVSDSNSNETLIGVNLYIPELKTGITTNEYGFYSITVPKGSYTIRISYMGYNSLEEKIQLQQNTKTNFKLYSAENTLKEVIVTDTKSKIDIRKPEMSVNKLSISAIKRMPVVLGEVDVLKSILLLPGVTNAGEGASGFNVRGGGADQNLILLDEATIFNSSHVFGFFSVFNPDAIKDLKLYKGGIPARFGGRASSVLDIYQKDGNSKKFSANGGIGLISSRLLLEGPLVKDKGSFLIGGRSSYAHLFLKLSEDQKDNAAYFYDLNTKLSYKINPNNNLFLSGYFGRDVFSLANSFTNIYGNSTLNLRWNHLFSNKLFSNLSLIYSDYYYGLDLDFVGFKWDSGIKNYNIKYDFKNYISDRFKLNYGINAIYYDFNPGIIKPSDSNSGINFSQLDKKYAFEPAMYINADQEISSSLSISYGLRYSLFYRLGQSDLNVYANNNPVIFNPELQIYEKASPIGKTTFDKNKVMKSFNYLEPRFSAAYQLNDNQSVKASYNRMVQYLQLVSNTSSPTPLDVWTPSDAFIKPQIADQVALGYFTNFNNDLYSLEVETYYKKVQNRIDYIDGADLIANNALEQVILNGQMRSYGLEIMLKKNEGRLNGWISYTLSRSEQQTPGRTSSESGINDGQWYKSAYDKLHNLAVTSSYLLNEKWSFGANFTLQSGQPVTYPNGQYQYLGITIPSYGLRNENRLPTYHHLDISATLTPRKNDNRNWKGEWVFSIYNLYNRKNAAAINFRQNSETGNNEAVKTSIFGMVPAVSYNFKF